The proteins below are encoded in one region of Acidobacteriota bacterium:
- a CDS encoding TonB family protein has protein sequence LERALAPRPENRFGSAADFKKELDRLLYGGAYSPTTFNLALFVDRLFRSEIEAEEEQIAAERKIDVGPYLKPVVDPEAIMESPSSGEQHSRAGRGLWIGAGVVAAAATALILWFTIGRGSSVPPPPPTPTAEEIAAQRRAQDEKMRKLAEALVSDMMAEKEEEIRQELTARQEKIEELQRRLADSERRASQGQSDSEEEHRREELQRQIAAEEEAKLQQEADLEAEHIQAAEAAQLEAELQSVASPPPPEEATAVAETRPPPRPTISPTAAAPLQPTDAVPPSVVAENDFVDPSNVDTLPVILKEAPVAWPRAALHSRRRGIVILQATVNAKGAVEDLTVLRADHEGFGIPQAVMDAVRKYRFRPATKDDVRVKTRVTVTKAYRFVTR, from the coding sequence CCCACGACCTTCAACCTCGCACTCTTCGTCGATCGCCTCTTCCGTTCCGAGATCGAAGCCGAGGAAGAGCAGATCGCCGCAGAAAGGAAGATCGACGTCGGGCCGTATCTGAAACCTGTCGTAGATCCAGAGGCCATCATGGAGTCACCGAGTTCAGGCGAGCAACACTCTCGAGCCGGCAGGGGCCTGTGGATTGGCGCTGGTGTCGTCGCCGCGGCAGCGACTGCCCTGATCCTATGGTTCACGATTGGCCGAGGATCATCGGTTCCCCCACCCCCACCAACGCCCACCGCCGAGGAGATCGCTGCCCAGCGTCGAGCTCAGGACGAGAAGATGCGAAAGTTGGCTGAAGCCCTGGTCTCCGACATGATGGCGGAGAAAGAAGAGGAGATACGCCAGGAGCTGACCGCACGGCAGGAAAAGATCGAGGAGCTGCAGCGGCGTCTGGCCGACAGCGAGCGCCGCGCCTCGCAAGGACAGAGCGACAGTGAGGAGGAGCACCGTCGCGAGGAGCTCCAACGTCAGATCGCGGCCGAGGAAGAGGCAAAGCTTCAGCAGGAGGCGGATCTCGAGGCAGAGCACATCCAGGCCGCCGAAGCGGCGCAGCTCGAGGCCGAACTCCAGTCGGTAGCCAGTCCCCCACCTCCGGAAGAGGCGACAGCAGTTGCTGAAACCCGACCGCCGCCGCGGCCGACAATCTCTCCGACCGCCGCCGCCCCACTGCAACCGACAGATGCCGTGCCGCCTTCGGTGGTGGCCGAGAATGATTTTGTCGACCCTTCAAATGTGGACACGCTGCCGGTCATCCTCAAGGAAGCTCCGGTCGCATGGCCGCGGGCCGCCCTCCATTCGAGGCGACGCGGGATCGTGATTCTGCAGGCGACGGTCAATGCCAAAGGAGCAGTTGAGGACCTGACAGTCCTCCGAGCCGATCACGAGGGCTTCGGGATTCCACAGGCGGTGATGGACGCTGTCAGAAAATACCGATTCAGGCCGGCGACAAAAGACGACGTGCGGGTGAAAACCCGCGTCACCGTCACCAAGGCCTATCGTTTCGTCACCCGATGA
- a CDS encoding HU family DNA-binding protein: MNKTEMAMKLAKKTGISQGKAAEIIDTMFSAHPRKGLIATALDAGEKVTIPGFGTFATKQRGARQGRNPATGATIMIPAKKYVHFKPGKTLRERVEK, encoded by the coding sequence ATGAACAAGACTGAAATGGCGATGAAGCTTGCAAAGAAGACCGGCATCAGTCAGGGCAAGGCCGCGGAGATCATCGACACGATGTTCTCTGCCCATCCGCGCAAGGGCCTGATTGCCACTGCTTTGGATGCAGGTGAGAAGGTGACGATTCCCGGCTTCGGCACGTTTGCCACCAAGCAGCGCGGTGCGCGCCAGGGCCGCAATCCGGCCACCGGCGCGACGATCATGATTCCGGCGAAGAAGTACGTGCACTTCAAGCCGGGCAAGACTCTCCGCGAGCGCGTCGAGAAGTAA
- the fabL gene encoding enoyl-[acyl-carrier-protein] reductase FabL, producing MDLKLRGNRALVTGSSRGIGRAIALSLADFKVDVAINYLRNRARAEETAAEIEARGVRALVLKGNVAKPEHVERLFSAIDAAWGGLDIVVSNAASGVLRPARELTMHHFDWAMHINAAALLPITQHFLNLSSRGEKALVAVSSLGALRAIPNYTAVGASKAALESMVRHLAAEFAPEGLRINAVSAGTVDTDALLHFPNREQLLESARERTPAGRLVHPQDVANVVVYLCTEYASMIHGQTLIVDGGYSILA from the coding sequence ATGGATCTCAAACTCCGTGGTAATCGAGCCTTGGTGACCGGGTCGTCTCGCGGCATCGGCCGCGCGATTGCTCTTTCCCTGGCCGATTTCAAGGTTGACGTGGCAATCAATTACCTCCGGAACAGGGCACGAGCGGAAGAGACTGCGGCAGAGATCGAGGCACGGGGTGTCCGAGCCCTCGTGCTCAAGGGAAATGTGGCCAAGCCAGAGCATGTGGAGCGACTCTTCTCCGCGATCGACGCGGCGTGGGGAGGGCTCGACATTGTCGTCTCGAACGCGGCATCCGGAGTACTCAGGCCTGCCCGAGAGCTCACTATGCACCACTTCGATTGGGCCATGCATATCAACGCTGCCGCCTTGTTGCCAATAACCCAGCATTTTCTGAATCTGTCCTCGCGTGGCGAGAAAGCCCTGGTCGCGGTGTCCTCGCTCGGTGCATTACGAGCCATCCCCAACTACACTGCGGTCGGTGCATCCAAGGCCGCCCTGGAGTCGATGGTGCGTCACCTGGCGGCGGAATTCGCGCCCGAAGGGCTTCGGATCAACGCAGTTTCAGCGGGCACAGTGGATACCGACGCGCTGCTGCATTTTCCGAACCGCGAACAGCTCCTGGAAAGCGCTCGGGAACGGACCCCGGCTGGGCGATTGGTTCATCCGCAGGATGTCGCGAATGTGGTGGTTTACCTGTGCACCGAGTATGCATCCATGATCCATGGCCAGACGCTGATTGTGGACGGTGGGTATTCGATCCTGGCTTGA